The Streptomyces sp. P9-A4 genome contains a region encoding:
- a CDS encoding S1 family peptidase, producing MRSTVRNTRTRLLALAAGIAAVTAIGLPGAQAAPVPGPAAAAQLARADAAVDAAGVGGTAWYVDRAAGRVVVTADATVTEEGIAKIRAAAGADAGALRVQRTPGVFKPLLGAGDAIYGGGYRCSLGFNVRSGSTYYFLTAGHCGNIANTWYTNSAQSTLIGATVGSSFPGNDYALVRYDNASLSHTGGFSAADAYVGESVKRSGSTTGTHGGTVTGLDATVHYSGGGTVRGMIQTDVCAEPGDSGGALYDGTKALGITSGGSGNCSTGGTTFFQPVPEALAKYKVSLY from the coding sequence GTGAGGAGCACAGTGAGGAACACCCGCACCCGTCTGCTCGCCCTCGCCGCCGGCATCGCGGCCGTGACGGCCATCGGACTTCCCGGCGCCCAGGCCGCCCCCGTCCCCGGCCCGGCCGCGGCGGCGCAGCTCGCCCGCGCCGACGCCGCCGTCGACGCCGCCGGGGTCGGCGGCACCGCCTGGTACGTGGACAGAGCGGCCGGCCGGGTCGTCGTCACCGCCGACGCCACCGTCACCGAGGAGGGGATCGCGAAGATCCGCGCGGCGGCCGGCGCCGACGCCGGAGCTCTCCGCGTCCAGCGCACCCCCGGCGTCTTCAAGCCCCTGCTCGGCGCGGGCGACGCCATCTACGGCGGCGGCTACCGCTGCTCGCTCGGCTTCAACGTACGCAGCGGGAGCACGTACTACTTCCTCACCGCCGGCCACTGCGGCAACATCGCGAACACCTGGTACACCAACTCCGCGCAGTCCACCCTGATCGGCGCCACCGTCGGGTCCAGCTTCCCCGGCAACGACTACGCGCTCGTCCGCTACGACAACGCCTCGCTGAGCCACACCGGAGGCTTCAGCGCGGCCGACGCCTACGTGGGGGAGTCCGTCAAGCGCTCCGGCTCCACCACCGGCACCCACGGCGGCACGGTCACCGGCCTCGACGCCACCGTCCACTACTCCGGCGGCGGCACCGTCCGAGGCATGATCCAGACCGATGTCTGCGCCGAGCCCGGCGACTCCGGCGGCGCGCTCTACGACGGCACCAAGGCGCTCGGCATCACCTCGGGCGGCAGCGGCAACTGCTCCACCGGCGGCACCACGTTTTTCCAGCCGGTGCCCGAGGCGCTCGCCAAGTACAAGGTGAGCCTGTACTGA
- a CDS encoding DUF1684 domain-containing protein — protein sequence MSTDHRQDWQHWHEQREAAVSSSYGPLSLTGTHWLSDYPEGRIPAVPGEWREDGDEVLLSARAEDGVTVDGKPLAGTVGLGADHGPIHESRVESAGRRLVVLRREGHWAVRDFDPGSEARAAFRGIEATPYDERWVVPGVYRPYGETRSVRVENADGVERGLGLAGELVFELHGGEHTLQVAVEEDGSLWAVFADATSGRDSYRFRFLRPAAPAADGSVTVDLNRALLPPCAFADHFICPFPPPGNTLDTAVAAGERLLLPS from the coding sequence ATGAGTACGGATCACCGGCAGGACTGGCAGCACTGGCACGAACAGCGGGAGGCCGCGGTCTCCTCCTCGTACGGCCCGCTCTCCCTCACGGGCACCCACTGGCTCTCGGACTACCCGGAGGGGCGAATTCCGGCCGTTCCGGGGGAGTGGCGGGAGGACGGTGACGAGGTGCTCCTCAGTGCCCGCGCCGAGGACGGGGTCACCGTCGACGGCAAGCCCCTCGCCGGCACGGTCGGGCTCGGCGCCGACCACGGCCCGATCCACGAGTCCCGGGTCGAGTCGGCGGGCCGGCGGCTCGTGGTGCTGCGGCGGGAAGGGCACTGGGCGGTACGGGACTTCGACCCCGGCTCCGAGGCCCGCGCCGCCTTCCGGGGCATCGAGGCCACCCCGTACGACGAGCGCTGGGTGGTGCCCGGCGTCTACCGCCCGTACGGGGAGACCCGCAGCGTGCGGGTGGAGAACGCCGACGGCGTCGAGCGCGGCCTCGGGCTGGCCGGAGAGCTGGTCTTCGAGCTGCACGGCGGCGAGCACACCCTCCAGGTGGCCGTCGAGGAGGACGGCTCGCTGTGGGCGGTCTTCGCGGACGCCACCAGCGGCCGGGACAGCTACCGCTTCCGGTTCCTGCGCCCGGCGGCCCCGGCGGCGGACGGTTCGGTGACCGTGGATCTCAACCGCGCGCTGCTGCCCCCGTGCGCCTTCGCGGACCACTTCATCTGTCCCTTCCCGCCCCCGGGGAACACGCTCGACACCGCCGTGGCGGCGGGGGAGCGGCTGCTGCTCCCCTCCTGA
- a CDS encoding NtaA/DmoA family FMN-dependent monooxygenase (This protein belongs to a clade of FMN-dependent monooxygenases, within a broader family of flavin-dependent oxidoreductases, the luciferase-like monooxygenase (LMM) family, some of whose members use coenzyme F420 rather than FMN.): protein MSRDRKQIHLAAHFPGVNSTTVWADPCSGSQIDFSSFEHLARTAERGLFDFFFLAEGLRLREHAGRVHDLDVVGRPESITVLNALAAVTDRLGLAATVNATFNEPYELARRLASLDHLSAGRAAWNVVTSSDAFTGENFRRGGYLDRADRYTRAAEFLATARELWDSWTPDGERRPFAHSGPQFGIEGVFTVPRSPQGHPVVIQAGDSAEGREFAASGADVIFTRHSTLEAGRDFYADVKGRLARYGRRPGDLKIMPGVTYVLGDTDAEAREHAAEIRRQQVSPQNAILALEQIWGRDLSGHDPDGPLPEIDPDPESALVQGRVRVADPVAVARRWRALSEAKGLSIRQTVIESSSRQSFVGSPATVAAALEEFVAEDAADGFILVPHLTPGGLDGFVDRVVPLLQERGVFRTEYSGTTLRSHLGLPGPVWKG from the coding sequence ATGAGCCGGGACAGGAAGCAGATCCACCTCGCCGCGCACTTCCCCGGCGTCAACTCCACCACCGTCTGGGCCGATCCGTGCTCCGGTTCGCAGATCGACTTCTCCTCCTTCGAGCACCTGGCCAGGACCGCCGAGCGCGGCCTGTTCGACTTCTTCTTCCTGGCCGAGGGGCTGCGGCTGCGCGAGCACGCGGGGCGGGTCCACGACCTGGACGTCGTCGGCCGGCCCGAGTCGATCACCGTCCTCAACGCGCTCGCGGCCGTCACCGACCGGCTCGGTCTGGCCGCCACGGTCAACGCCACCTTCAACGAACCGTACGAACTGGCCCGCCGGCTCGCCTCGCTCGACCACCTCAGCGCGGGCCGGGCCGCCTGGAACGTCGTCACCTCCTCGGACGCCTTCACCGGCGAGAACTTCCGCCGCGGCGGCTATCTGGACCGCGCCGACCGGTACACCCGGGCCGCCGAGTTCCTCGCCACCGCCCGCGAGCTGTGGGACTCCTGGACCCCGGACGGCGAGCGGCGGCCCTTCGCGCACAGCGGGCCGCAGTTCGGGATCGAGGGCGTGTTCACCGTCCCGCGCTCCCCGCAGGGGCACCCGGTCGTCATCCAGGCCGGGGACTCCGCCGAGGGCCGGGAGTTCGCCGCCTCGGGCGCCGACGTGATCTTCACCCGCCATTCGACCCTGGAGGCGGGCCGGGACTTCTACGCCGACGTCAAGGGGCGGCTCGCCCGGTACGGGAGGCGGCCCGGCGACCTGAAGATCATGCCGGGCGTGACGTACGTCCTCGGGGACACCGACGCCGAGGCGCGGGAGCATGCCGCCGAGATCCGTCGGCAGCAGGTCTCCCCGCAGAACGCGATCCTCGCCCTGGAGCAGATCTGGGGCCGCGACCTGTCCGGCCACGACCCCGACGGACCGCTCCCGGAGATCGACCCCGACCCCGAATCGGCGCTGGTCCAGGGCCGGGTGAGGGTCGCCGACCCGGTGGCGGTGGCCCGGAGGTGGCGGGCGCTCTCCGAGGCCAAGGGGCTGTCGATCCGTCAGACGGTCATCGAGTCCTCCAGCCGCCAGTCCTTCGTCGGCAGCCCGGCGACGGTGGCGGCGGCCCTGGAGGAGTTCGTCGCCGAGGACGCCGCCGACGGCTTCATCCTGGTCCCGCACCTCACCCCGGGCGGCCTCGACGGCTTCGTCGACCGGGTCGTCCCACTGCTCCAGGAGCGCGGGGTCTTCCGTACGGAGTACTCGGGCACGACGCTGCGGTCGCACCTCGGGCTTCCCGGGCCCGTATGGAAGGGTTGA